A window of the Calderihabitans maritimus genome harbors these coding sequences:
- a CDS encoding alpha,alpha-trehalose-phosphate synthase (UDP-forming) yields the protein MFKLAPLGNNNKVILVSNRGSYIFREENSGRKREKAVSGLVSALEPVVQNFGGTWLAWGGRVAEGSKVKGEMIGVPANEPLYWFQEILLTEKEIEKYYLGFSNSCLWPLCHCFLEKVVVRKDYWDSYRNVNQKYAQVIGGFMRSGDLIWVHDFHLALVPEMVRRAHGKANIAFFWHVPFPPPEIFSTLPWAADILRGLLGADCIAFHSADYRNNFLRCVEKILHLPVNWELGMVKGDNRNITVSFAPIGIDWNKFREMASRAEILAQASEIRGRVEADFIFLGVDRLDYTKGILERLLAFETFLEKFPQYRGRVALLQVAVPSRSGVKAYENLKHRVEEAVGRINGRYSINWRGPVLYRYGALSSSELVAHYLAADIALVTPLRDGLNLVAKEFIAAKTDRRGVLVLSAYAGAAQQLREALLVNPYYPEEMADVFRQAVEMPVSEQVYRMELLRKVVQQQDVYWWSHQVLKTLPSKWGKLAATSGLGRAVNMGKAVTAGSSSLEDGV from the coding sequence ATGTTCAAATTAGCCCCGTTGGGAAACAATAACAAAGTGATTCTGGTTTCAAACCGGGGCTCCTACATATTTAGGGAAGAAAACTCGGGGCGTAAACGGGAAAAGGCGGTTAGCGGGCTGGTTTCCGCCCTTGAACCGGTGGTCCAGAATTTCGGGGGAACCTGGCTGGCCTGGGGTGGTCGGGTGGCGGAGGGTTCGAAAGTCAAAGGAGAGATGATAGGTGTTCCCGCTAATGAGCCTCTTTACTGGTTCCAGGAGATACTTCTAACGGAAAAGGAGATAGAGAAATATTATCTGGGGTTTTCCAACAGTTGCCTGTGGCCGTTATGTCATTGCTTTTTAGAAAAGGTGGTGGTACGCAAAGATTATTGGGATAGCTACCGGAATGTCAATCAGAAATATGCTCAGGTAATAGGCGGATTTATGCGAAGTGGAGATCTGATATGGGTACATGATTTTCATTTGGCTCTGGTCCCCGAAATGGTGCGCAGGGCCCATGGAAAGGCAAATATTGCTTTTTTCTGGCATGTTCCCTTCCCGCCTCCTGAAATCTTCAGTACTCTGCCCTGGGCGGCAGATATATTACGGGGGTTGTTGGGAGCCGACTGCATAGCCTTTCACTCCGCGGACTATCGGAACAATTTTTTGCGTTGTGTAGAGAAAATTTTGCACCTTCCTGTCAATTGGGAGCTGGGAATGGTCAAAGGGGATAATCGCAATATAACTGTGAGTTTTGCCCCAATAGGTATTGATTGGAATAAATTCAGGGAAATGGCTTCCCGAGCTGAGATTCTGGCCCAAGCTTCGGAAATACGGGGCCGGGTTGAAGCCGATTTTATATTCTTAGGAGTAGACAGATTGGATTACACTAAGGGTATATTGGAAAGGCTTCTGGCTTTTGAAACTTTTTTAGAAAAATTTCCCCAGTATCGAGGACGGGTAGCGTTACTCCAGGTCGCAGTCCCCAGCCGGTCGGGGGTTAAAGCCTATGAGAACTTAAAACACCGGGTAGAAGAGGCCGTAGGGCGCATCAACGGCCGTTACAGTATAAACTGGCGCGGACCGGTACTCTACCGGTATGGGGCTTTATCCTCCAGCGAGCTGGTGGCTCACTATTTAGCTGCCGATATTGCTCTGGTAACTCCTCTCCGTGACGGTCTAAATCTGGTAGCTAAAGAATTTATAGCTGCTAAAACCGATAGAAGAGGAGTACTAGTCTTGAGTGCCTATGCCGGGGCAGCTCAACAGTTGCGGGAGGCGCTGCTGGTAAATCCTTATTATCCGGAAGAGATGGCTGATGTCTTTCGTCAAGCGGTTGAAATGCCAGTTTCTGAGCAGGTGTATAGAATGGAACTGCTGCGGAAAGTGGTTCAACAGCAAG
- a CDS encoding amylo-alpha-1,6-glucosidase — MRKMYLESTGRSNEWDVSPSEVQASTEVLKDDEMFITSLPNGLIPYQEKGELGLYYRDTRFLNHLEILLEDKEPLFLSAETKDSHFAKIELTNPELTVNNSKIPMHTIHLRELRVVRDSFFQRLRLVNYNPWPVFLKLTFKFGADFVDIFEVRGILREERGEKLPAKLLRNGILFSYRGLDGITMGTEVIFSPRPKLSVRPDGTGVAEFRLKLAPQRKVYLYTRINAVIEGDPKAQRGKGDTGIAPAFLRAANYQLNKYRRWKEECTKFQTDNTFFNYLFERGVTDLGALNTDYPEWGSILVAGIPWYAAPFGRDALITAWQTLIVNPELAKRSLRFLARLQGEDNNAWRDEKPGKIMHEIRRGEMARRGEVPHTPYYGSVDSTLWFIILLSEVYRWLQDEELVRELAEPLRKCLLWCREYGDLDGDGYIEYRRESERGLTNQGWKDSWDAVVRPDGTLAEAPIALVEVQAYYYLALRRCVELFELLGDRKEAMRCQRQARQLKQKFIQDFWMSDREFLAFALDGKKQPVKTIVSNPGHCLFTGILPANLADKVARRLFEADMFSGWGIRTMSKLEQAYNPMSYHNGSIWPHDNSIIAAGLRCSDQHQLLLRLANSLYEAALSFPYYRLPELFCGFTRRGQTGPVHYPTACDPQAWAVGSLFSLLHSLLGIRSERGDVVICKPLLPQGVNEVLVKNLRVGRGKIDLEFTRKNDKVYCNVLQCEGKVRVVFEP, encoded by the coding sequence ATGAGAAAGATGTATTTGGAAAGTACCGGAAGAAGTAACGAATGGGACGTTTCTCCCAGTGAAGTTCAAGCCAGTACCGAAGTACTCAAAGACGATGAAATGTTTATTACTTCTCTTCCTAACGGTTTAATTCCTTATCAAGAGAAGGGGGAGCTGGGGCTTTACTATCGGGATACCCGTTTTCTCAACCACCTGGAGATTTTACTGGAAGATAAAGAGCCCTTATTTTTATCAGCTGAAACGAAAGACAGCCATTTTGCCAAAATAGAACTTACCAATCCGGAATTAACGGTCAATAACTCAAAAATTCCTATGCATACCATTCACTTGAGGGAACTCAGAGTAGTCAGGGATAGTTTTTTTCAAAGGTTGCGGTTGGTAAATTATAATCCATGGCCGGTTTTTCTCAAACTTACCTTCAAATTTGGAGCGGATTTTGTTGATATATTTGAAGTTAGAGGTATCTTGCGGGAAGAACGGGGAGAAAAGCTGCCTGCGAAGCTTTTGCGCAACGGAATACTTTTCTCCTACCGGGGATTAGATGGGATTACGATGGGTACAGAGGTGATTTTTTCCCCTCGGCCGAAGTTAAGCGTTCGACCTGACGGGACAGGTGTAGCCGAGTTTCGCCTTAAATTAGCACCTCAGCGGAAGGTTTATCTTTACACCCGGATCAATGCTGTCATAGAAGGCGACCCAAAGGCGCAGAGGGGGAAGGGCGATACCGGAATAGCTCCTGCTTTTCTTCGGGCGGCTAACTACCAGCTGAATAAATATCGGCGCTGGAAGGAAGAGTGTACCAAGTTTCAGACAGACAATACTTTTTTCAACTACCTTTTTGAGCGGGGAGTTACTGACCTGGGAGCCTTAAATACTGATTACCCCGAATGGGGCAGTATTTTAGTAGCAGGGATTCCCTGGTATGCCGCCCCTTTTGGTAGAGATGCCTTGATAACCGCCTGGCAGACCCTTATCGTGAACCCGGAACTGGCTAAAAGAAGCCTGCGTTTCCTGGCTCGCTTACAAGGGGAAGATAATAATGCCTGGCGGGATGAAAAACCGGGGAAAATAATGCACGAAATTCGGCGGGGTGAAATGGCCAGACGGGGAGAAGTCCCCCACACTCCCTATTACGGGTCGGTAGATTCTACTTTATGGTTTATTATTCTACTATCAGAAGTTTACCGGTGGCTTCAGGATGAAGAATTGGTGAGAGAACTGGCAGAGCCATTAAGAAAATGCCTGCTCTGGTGCCGGGAGTACGGTGATCTGGACGGAGATGGCTACATAGAGTACAGGCGGGAATCAGAAAGAGGTCTTACCAACCAGGGATGGAAAGACTCCTGGGATGCAGTAGTCAGACCTGATGGAACTCTGGCGGAGGCGCCTATTGCCCTGGTGGAGGTTCAGGCCTATTATTACCTGGCTTTACGACGTTGCGTGGAACTTTTTGAACTGCTGGGAGACAGAAAGGAAGCGATGCGATGTCAGCGTCAAGCCCGGCAGTTGAAACAAAAGTTTATCCAGGACTTCTGGATGAGTGATCGAGAGTTTTTAGCATTTGCTTTGGACGGTAAGAAGCAACCGGTGAAGACGATTGTATCCAACCCGGGGCACTGCCTTTTCACAGGAATTTTACCGGCCAACCTGGCGGATAAAGTTGCCCGCCGCCTGTTCGAAGCGGACATGTTTTCCGGATGGGGCATTCGCACTATGAGTAAATTAGAACAGGCGTATAATCCCATGAGTTATCATAATGGTTCTATTTGGCCTCACGATAATTCCATTATTGCGGCTGGGTTGCGGTGTAGCGATCAACATCAATTGCTTTTACGCCTGGCCAACAGTTTGTACGAGGCGGCTCTCTCATTTCCCTATTACCGTCTGCCGGAACTATTCTGCGGTTTTACGCGACGGGGGCAAACAGGTCCCGTTCACTACCCGACCGCCTGTGATCCCCAGGCCTGGGCGGTAGGCAGCTTGTTCTCCTTACTACACAGCCTGCTCGGAATTCGTTCCGAAAGAGGAGATGTAGTAATCTGTAAACCCCTGTTGCCTCAAGGAGTAAATGAAGTGTTAGTAAAAAATCTTCGGGTCGGCCGTGGCAAGATAGATCTGGAATTTACCCGTAAAAATGATAAAGTCTATTGTAACGTTCTTCAGTGCGAGGGAAAAGTGCGGGTGGTTTTTGAACCGTAA
- a CDS encoding glycosyltransferase family 4 protein codes for MRVAMLHWAFPPVIGGVETHLALLGPELVERGWEVFLLTNSVEGMADDYTWKGMEINRTPLMDLNSLSLVKIEVMADKIREKIYRFIEKVKPDLIHAHNMHYFSPVHAEVLFDIKRKMGIPLILTAHNVWEDQLWDQMCQLAGDWDAVIAVSHYIKEELIKAGYPADRIFTIHHGIDIDRFRPPTREEQEEILRVNPHFAGRRVIFHPARMSLDKGCHIGVRALALIVREFPEVLLVMAGTTKTVDWGNHQPHHVHRITAMVEELGLQNNVWVKFFPWEEMPRMYQASEIVIYPSCFQEPFGLVMLEAQATARPIIVSRAGGMPEVIKHGENGFVVEMNDHGQLAENCLYLLRNPELGRQIGSRGRTLVEKYYTKEIMTEKTSEVYKAVC; via the coding sequence ATGCGGGTAGCTATGTTGCATTGGGCTTTCCCTCCTGTCATTGGAGGAGTTGAGACTCATTTGGCCTTGCTGGGGCCGGAATTGGTAGAAAGAGGTTGGGAAGTTTTCCTTTTAACCAATTCGGTGGAAGGCATGGCTGATGATTATACCTGGAAGGGGATGGAAATCAATAGAACCCCTCTTATGGATTTAAATAGCCTTTCTTTGGTCAAAATAGAAGTAATGGCTGATAAAATCAGGGAGAAAATCTACCGTTTCATAGAGAAGGTAAAACCAGATTTGATCCATGCCCACAACATGCATTATTTCAGCCCGGTTCATGCGGAAGTTTTATTCGATATAAAGCGAAAAATGGGTATACCTTTGATACTAACGGCACATAATGTTTGGGAAGACCAGTTGTGGGATCAGATGTGCCAACTGGCCGGGGACTGGGATGCCGTTATTGCGGTAAGCCACTATATTAAAGAAGAGCTGATCAAAGCAGGTTACCCGGCGGATAGGATATTCACTATTCACCACGGCATTGACATAGACCGTTTTCGACCTCCTACCCGAGAAGAACAGGAGGAGATCCTACGGGTTAACCCGCATTTTGCAGGGAGACGAGTTATTTTTCACCCGGCGAGAATGAGTTTGGACAAAGGCTGCCATATTGGGGTGCGAGCCCTCGCGCTTATAGTGCGGGAGTTTCCTGAAGTCCTGTTGGTAATGGCTGGGACTACTAAGACGGTAGACTGGGGTAACCATCAGCCTCACCATGTACACCGGATTACAGCCATGGTCGAAGAACTGGGTTTGCAGAATAATGTGTGGGTTAAGTTTTTCCCTTGGGAAGAAATGCCTCGCATGTACCAGGCATCGGAAATTGTTATCTATCCTTCCTGTTTCCAGGAGCCGTTTGGTTTGGTTATGCTGGAGGCGCAGGCTACAGCCAGGCCCATAATTGTAAGCCGTGCCGGAGGAATGCCGGAAGTTATCAAGCATGGCGAGAACGGTTTTGTGGTAGAAATGAATGATCATGGGCAGCTGGCGGAAAATTGTTTATACCTCTTGCGAAATCCCGAGTTGGGCAGGCAGATAGGTTCCCGGGGACGGACCTTGGTGGAAAAATATTATACTAAAGAAATAATGACGGAAAAAACATCGGAAGTCTACAAGGCTGTTTGCTGA